DNA sequence from the Burkholderia pyrrocinia genome:
GTTCTGGTCGGCGGTCGCGGCCTGCGTGCGGTCGAGGCGGAACGGGTTCGCCGCGTCGGTGCCGTTGGCCGTGTTCGTGAAGTTCGGGTTCGCGGTGAGCAGCGTGCCCGTCAGCCCGTTGGGCGTCGGCGTGCCGGCCTTCGCGGTGAACGCCGGTTCGCCCGACGGGTTCGTCGCGTTCGGGTAGGTGCCGAAGTAGTGGTCGAACGAGATGTTTTCGCCGTAGATCACGACGACGTGCTTGATCGGCGTGGCGGTCTGCAGCGCATCCTGCGACGACACCGCGGGCGTCGACGTCGGATCGTCGCTGCCGCCGCAGGCGAACAGCGCAAGCGCTGCGGCTGCGCAGGCGGTGACGAGCAAGGCTTGACGGAACATCGGGAAACTCCAGGTAAGGCCTTCGATGGTGAGAGCGGCCCCGTCGTCGTGTCGGTTCGGCGCGGAGCTCGCGAGAGAGCACGCGCATTGGAACAGTCGCGTATGAAGATATGGGGACGGAGTGGTTTCGCGACGGTTGCGCTGCGGTATCGATTCCATTACGGCGCAACGCGGTGCGAAAGAGAACGGAAAGGGGCAGACCGCGCGCAACCACGAAGACACATTTCGCGGCGCACGGGGCCGCCTGCCGCGCAGGCCGCATGGGGCGGGCGAAAGGGCGCGGTCGGCCGGTTCGCGCGTCATGCCGTGGATACCGCATTTTTGACAATCGTGTGACGTATTCATACGATGGATGCCCCGCGACGACGATTTCATGTTGCCGACCGTTACCGAGAATTCATCGTGCCGATCCCCGTTCTGTTTGCCGTTCTGTGTGCGGCATTCCTGCATGCGTCATGGAATGCGCTCGTCCGCAGCAGCGGCGACCGGCTGCGGTCGGCCACGGTGCTGCAGATCGCGATCGGGCTGTTCGCGCTGCTGTTCCTGCCTGCCGCCGCGCCGATCACGCTCATGGGCTGGCTCTGTGTCGTCGCATCGGCCGTGATCCATGTGGTCTATACGCTGCTGCTGGTGCGCGCCTACGAGCACGGCGACCTGACCGTCGCCTACCCGGTTGCGCGCGGCACCGCGCCGCTGCTCGTCACGCTCGGCGCGGCGGCGTTCGCGGGCGAGCACCTGAACGCCGGCGCGCAAGGCGGGCTCGTGCTGATCTGCGCGGGCATCCTGGCGATCGGGCTGGAGGGCGGGCGTGGCGCGAAGCACCGGATGACGCAGGTGCTGCCGACCGCGTTTGCGACCGGCGTGTCGATCGCGGCCTATAGCGTGGTCGACGGGATCGGCGTGCGGGAAAGCGGCAGCACGGTCGGCTATACCGCGTGGATGTTCGTGTTGACGGGCATGATGATGGCCGCGTACTACCGGCTGCGCGCGGGTCCGCTGCGGCTGACGCAGGATGTCGGCGAGACGGCGAAGGCTGCGTGCGGCGGCGTGTTCGCGGCGCTCGCGTACGG
Encoded proteins:
- a CDS encoding EamA family transporter, coding for MPIPVLFAVLCAAFLHASWNALVRSSGDRLRSATVLQIAIGLFALLFLPAAAPITLMGWLCVVASAVIHVVYTLLLVRAYEHGDLTVAYPVARGTAPLLVTLGAAAFAGEHLNAGAQGGLVLICAGILAIGLEGGRGAKHRMTQVLPTAFATGVSIAAYSVVDGIGVRESGSTVGYTAWMFVLTGMMMAAYYRLRAGPLRLTQDVGETAKAACGGVFAALAYGIVIWAMDRAPMGPVSALRETSVVFAALIARVYLGERLTPRRAMGCAVIAAGALLISAFEAVR